Genomic window (Gadus morhua chromosome 3, gadMor3.0, whole genome shotgun sequence):
CCTTTCCCGAGGTAGTCTGACGTCGCGACCCAAGAGGCACTGTTGGCGTGATTTCATGAAACTGGTTTGCAATTTGTGCAGTTTGGAACAATGGAATCAATGGTACAAATGTGCGCATGTCCTTTCCTGGTGCTCTGGCCATGAATGTTTTCAATTTGAGAAGAACAGGACTGACCTCGAGCTTCTCTGCCATCATGTTCCCTCCACCGCCGATCAGCCTCATCTGCATCAGGTCGTTTATAGCGTTCTGGTCACCTGCCAATCAAAAGCCATTACACTTTCAATAGGGAGCCAATATGAATGAGCCAATGAGAGATGAGATCACGATAGGACTAGACCATATGCATTGAGATCTTATAATTTTGTTGTGAAGtcttaaaaaacacattaaaaacatacaccttttataaaatatttgttaaatatattgataggttagggttaggattagaaAATGCGGGTGAATGCCGACAGCTGAATAAAAAGCGCAATCATTGCTGAGAattcagaaatgtaaagtgAATTGGACTGAAGACATTTTTTTTTGATGGTTGAATGGTTTCTGTAGCTTagaggggacatattatgaaacaacacttttccttggATTTTGGGTTTCGTTTTGGGtttctggtgctcccacacgcatacaaatatgaaaaaaagtctgtacatcaTTTTTTGAATGACATGCATACAAAAGGAGTGAGGCAGaatcggcgccccctcctacgtaggaagggggcataTTGAATATtgcctcccacttccccaccccctccaatcagagcatagctgagattttgtggaccagcagaCGAGTACTGGGCTAGGATGTTCacgcatttcagaagcagggatatTCCATACAACAATAGAtgtctaatttgtcagtttgcaaTGTCACTGCCTGGCAGGGAGTCCGGCggagctgccgccgaagctcctgcggcagtccggcagctccggcagggGAGCTTCGGCGCCAGACCGGCAGCTCGGGTGGGGAAGCTCGGCGGCACTCCGGCAGCTCGGGTGGGGAAGCTCGGCGGCACTCCGGCAGCTCGGGTGGGGAAGCTCGGCGGCACTCCGGCAGTACAATTTCTTTCtctgccggagctgccggactgctgaCGAGcttcccccgccggagctgccgaaGCTCTGGCGGCAGTCCGCCAGCTCCGgaggggggagctcggcggcagtccgggagctcagctccgggagtgcaatccctttctcctccatgtcacggttcaatatggacttcagagagtcaaggccaaagttccttccccccaattcttctcaaccatggcagagataacccccactacgagtctttacttgttgtggaagtaccagagacatcagacgcagtctttatgattcataatatcatccgaggcgcacatagcttttggccgtgataatagaTATAATACCTCTACATccttattatcatcatcatcatcatcattattatatagagctccgggagtccacaaatggcaacaatcagttctcctccatgctgtggttcactctgacagctcattggtcaatgggcagcagaaaaaaaaaaaagcaaagctTTTAATTTgctttaaagctacagacaccagaaacacgCATTCTGAATGGACAGatgggaatagcggtaggcaagatttttttcctaaaagctatttccagcaaaaaGCTTatttttctggaactcatactatgtttacttgttgggaaacaccataatatgtctcctttaaagtaTTCAGAAGTAGTAGAAGACCAAAAAAGACACTAATGAAGAATGCAATATCTTGAGTGTGAATGCTGATACAGCATTCACACTAATAAAGAGGAATGGGTGATTACCACATAAGGTGTGAAAAAATATGAACCACataccaaaaaataaaacatgcttGTGGTACTGCATTGTATATGCAAACAAGCATAAAACCTACAGCTTACATCGGTAATCACAGTTGTTGAGGGCTCTATGACTCCCTCGTGTGTTTAACCTGATGTATTCAACTAAATGATGTGACATTTAGCAAATAACTTGCTGTTTATTTAAAGATAATGATCATTATAAATGACAAGTACATTTGTAAATAAAAACCCTTTAAAGGAATTATTGTACTTGAATGCTATtttgatttgcatgcatgtgaGCTCACCAATATGTGGGTATGTAAACTATGTATATGCATGCTATATTGAAATCTATGCATGTGAACTCACAAAAGTGTGGGTGGAAGTATATACGTCGGCGATAATTAaatttaattcattaattcattttttaaacCTAACTCTGTATAGACATGCTTATGCATTGGCAATAATAAACGTTCGGTCCACTAGAAGGCATCATactaaaaaacatttatttccaAGAAAATGATATTAAATTAATGCTGCCTCTCatggcatttattttttaaatcgcTGCGTTGTCTTTTGTTATAGAGAGCACTGACTCACAATTCGGGACTGTACACATACAGTGCAATATCCATTTTGCAAAAGGCGCCATTTATAGCAAATGAGTACTCACCAATGTTGTAAGCACAGTAGCGGATGTTGGGTGAGATTTCCTCAACACGCTGGTGATACAGCACTGCCAACTCTTCAGTGAAGGCGCTTGCTAGCTTCTCATAGATGGTCCTgacaacagacacatacattaATTGATTTGTTTTCCATTCATGCATTAATTACCTGCATATTTATCTACCACCATATATATCGTTTTTTAATTCTGTAAAATTCTTACTTGCACTTGTTGAAAGCCTCCATGGCTGGCTTCCACTCCTGCAGTTCAAACTCTACCATGCCAGTCAGGTACGctgtgtaggcctacaaaaaaaaaaatctcaattcATTGAGGGAAGGTCGCAAATGGCATACAAATTGCATGTGCCAACAACTGACATAAAGAAGCATGTGATTTTTAAGTGCCCAAACAAATTTTCATAAACGAAAACGACCCACACAAACCACTGGAAATCTTTTGCATTAAATGATGATGGGTTATGAATCATCATTTAATATCAGATCCACTGTACACTTCCTCCACTAGATAAAACTAATTTAGCAGTGCAGGCTGTATTTTTAGGTATCTCAATGGTGATACAAGCTAACCCAAGCCAGTTCTAGAGACACGGAGGCTCTGGTGCACAGGGAGCCATGCGTGTACCTGGGCCTCAAGCTTGGTCTTTGCATCGATGCTGGGGCTCTCGCACAGCTTCTCCAGCTTCTGGCCGTGTTTGGCTGCCTTGCGCAGTCGCGACATCAGGTGGAAGCGCTTGCGGGGCTCCGTGTTGGCCTCCTGCTTTAGTTGCATGGCGTAGCTCCAGGACCTCTCGGCCTCCATCAGAACCAGCAGCAGATACCTTGAAGAGCACCACAAGGGAGAGACGCCGAGTCACATTCCCTAAACATAACGAGAACCACGCTGTACAGCCTTACATTTATCACTGCGTGTCTACCATTCATTTCGGACAAGTCACATTGCTATGGACAGCTTCCAAACCTGCTGTCAGAGAGCATCTCCTCGGTTATCTTCTTGCCAGTGTACTTGTGGCGGTTCCCCATCTTAAAGCCCAGGGTTTTTCGCAaccgccgcagccgccgcgaACAGTAACCCCTGGACACAGAATATGTAAATATTAGAATCATACCAAGATTATAATTGCCATCATCCACAACAATCATTAGTATCTGTATGATAGACATTAACATAAACAATGCTTTATGTATGACAGTAATTTAAGAGTGAGCATACATAACTATACTTAGACATAACAGTATGTTTAAGCCACATAGTAAATGTAGCCATCTGTGGATATAACGTATAATAAATTACACACAATCCGGTCACATTTAGACGTAACAGACCTGTATCTCTGGTAGTCTCCATGTCTGAGGCCGTGCTGCTGCTGAGAATCCTTGATGATTTGCAGAACTGCAATTTGTAGTTATGGGAAACATACGTTCATATAAAAGTAACACACCCGAAAGATTTGCCATTAAGAAATGCCCAAGTAATCCAACAGTTTGTAGTCCTCAACCTGAAAGCAGCTGGTAGCTTTAAAACAGTAGATAGCAAGGGCTTTGTGTAAATTACATAGAAAGGAGACTGTATATTCGTATTAATTATGTGGTGATATGCCCTTTTAACAGAAAATGCACAACATAACGGACAAATTTTAGTAGATTTACACGATTACCATTCAATGAGCAAGGCGGTTCAGAATGACACGTAGCACAAGTTAGCTTatctccaacctagctagcctatACAGAGGCAAGCCGACAAATATGATCATGAAGACAATTACAATCCGCACATGACGGGACGTTTAGTGTATAAAGGATACTCTCCAATCCAACTCCTGGGTCGgatacattttctttattttcatcCATTGAGGCAATTTTTGCCTCATTCTGCTTGTCTTGGGCCATCCTCAAATGCTAGTAGCTAAGCAGCACCCACATGCACTGGTAAAGAAGGGCCAACCAATCATGGTAGAGGGAGTGACGTCTCGTACAACTCAAAGCTCACGAGACTTGCCAAACTATACGGTTAATTAGTAAACCAATTATGAGGCCACCAAAAGATTATGAATTAAATGCGTTGATAATATTGAATAATTATATTTTTCCTTATATTTGTGATTTAATTCAtaattatacaaatacaaaatgtaaataattaaaattaaaaaaagattcaCTGCTTGTGGTGCAGATTGGTAAACAAACAATACGAACGATTTTCTTAggaaactttatttatttaatttttaatggAAAATACAGTTATCAATGACAAACGTCAACAAAATATTACTGCTAGGCCACTAAACCACACTGGCACTCCAACTTGCTGTTTGGTCTCAACTTTTCTGGCCAGTAGGATCTGGTCGTTCACATGTTATGGGCGGCACGCATGTAGCGGAGCAGGAAGCCCTTGACCTCCGAGATATGTTTGGACTCCCTGATGGTGGTGTCTCTGCTTCGCACCTGCAGCACCCCGCTCTCCAGGGTGTTCTCATCGATCACCATGGTGAAGAGGACGCCCATCTCATCATACCTGAagaagacacacataaacacacacacggtagtgACCAAgggggtattccatcaaagtCGCTAACGAAAGCGGCATAGTTTATTAAGCCTGGTTAGAACTAACGCCAACTTCCACCTGAGGCTAAAGCCGTTCCATCAACCCTGTTCAGCCGCGCCTTGCTCAGGTTAGTTCAAGCCAGGCTTACGATATCGTGGATTACGCGCTCACAAGATATGTAACCAGCCCAGGACCGTGAAGGTCGAATCATGGATCAAATGTCCGAAAAGGACCGAGCGGGATCTTTTCCAGGGGCGAACAGAAGCTGCTTGTGGAGGTCTATGAGGAGTACAAGCATATATTAACTCAAAAAGGGAACACCGTAACCATTGATAAAAACAGGAAGGCCGCCTGGCAATAAAATCACTGATCTTTTGAATGAATAAGTATTATTAAGcttaaaatattttaatgtaatattgACTGTACATTAGTAATCAGGGAGATAGTCTTGAGGTAACGTGTCAGACTTGCACCCGGTCGTCcagggttcaatccccagctaATTAGTAATTTAGGAAGGATTGCTGGAGAAATCAAAAAACTGTTCAtgccatttattttccatttctttgaatagGCCTATGCTAAATTGACTGACCATCGTATATTTCTCAACCGAAGTCGTCTTGGCTGCCTGCCGTgaaactcacctgaatggaatttatgtggCGTCCATTTCCCATGCAGCATTGTCTTCGTCATTGTGACAAAGGCttatcagtaacattaatattaacattaactttaccaTGGGTTTTTGCAAGTTATATTTGGGTTCTAGGGATATCGTAAGACATATGTATTACATAATAAGTAAATTGTTaggcctaatttctctgatataaaggaaattacatAAATAAGCCAACGGCAAGAAATCAATGAGGTGCCCAGGATGCGAACTCAGATCGCCCGTACTATAGAGCAGATGCTAGACCACTCACCCAAATGCTGGTTCTCAATTAGAATACATAAATTTGTCAAAAAATTTGTTTAGAAAATATCCACGGTAACAATAGATGgcaattattttcattattttgtttgcaTCATTTAATCCTAGACCGTTAGTGATAAGATACActgtttgtacttcatatatgtacatttatgacaaaatcgcaAGGACTAGGCTTGGCGGAACCTTCTGATGGTAGCCTACACTTGTTTCCGACAGATGGGACTTCTCTGGTACCGACCAGGTTAATTTGGTCGGATaaattgccatggttacttAGCAGAGATTCCCTTAAGTCAAGTTGATGGAACGCAACTCTAGCTTAAAGTAGCGAGGCTAAGCGAAATAAGCCCGGCTTTGCCTTTGGCTTGGTTGATGGTTGATGGAATACTCATGGAATACTCATCGACTGTTTTATAGACTTACTTGGTGTTTAGCTTCTCCGCAGATGATGTTATATCTATAGATCCTGGCCATGCAGAGATCCCAGCATCCAGGAACTCCTGCAACAAGCCGTCGCACACCtacaaatcaaacaattaagACAGACAATTAGGAGGATCCCAGGAAGACCACAGCAAACAATTTACAGCGATTGGCTTACAATACAAGATCTATTTCATTAAAGCAAATAGCTGTGACCTGTCTCTGCTCCAGTGTAGCTCCCCTGCCCATGTCCAAGGCCACTTTGACCGGGGCCAACACCGGATGCAACTTCAACACCTAGCATCAACACAAATCAACCCTCAGGACGAGCAGGACgtaaaataatgaaaaaccCAGAGACCTATAGCTGAACTAACCCCATAACACATTCTAATGTTCACCTTCCTCCGGTACAGTTTCTGCTTGCCATCGTGTTTCTTCATTAGCTGCAGGGAGTTGTGCATGTAGGCCATCATACTACGGTCCATGTTGCTCACGACCGAGATGACGTGAGGTACTACCAACTTCTGGCCATCAAAACACTAGCATTCGAAAAATAGAAACATTGTTGTGGTTATTCCACCCTCTCTG
Coding sequences:
- the polg2 gene encoding DNA polymerase subunit gamma-2, mitochondrial isoform X2, whose amino-acid sequence is MDSCIEHEGALEQYISWLELVKRRLPFGLAETGLSFQPDGSGSRAEATYASLVWFCSPRSSSQWLDHWARLRLQWWRKFALAPSEFSSRDVQVDELQEGASRGVKIVYSFPWGQETLENLWSLGDSDLLQTHGGVRAKIQCFDGQKLVVPHVISVVSNMDRSMMAYMHNSLQLMKKHDGKQKLYRRKVLKLHPVLAPVKVALDMGRGATLEQRQVCDGLLQEFLDAGISAWPGSIDITSSAEKLNTKYDEMGVLFTMVIDENTLESGVLQVRSRDTTIRESKHISEVKGFLLRYMRAAHNM